The following proteins come from a genomic window of Kitasatospora sp. NBC_01246:
- a CDS encoding Gfo/Idh/MocA family protein, with amino-acid sequence MSPSSRPSRDHDGPFRVGLIGYGLAGSAFHAPVIASTPGLRLDAVVTANPDRRAQLRTDHPGARAVDTPEQLLADRDALDLIVIASPNRTHVPLARAALRAGLATVVDKPLAATAADARELCTLARSQGVLLSVFQNRRWDGDFLTAARLVREGALGRVHRFESRFERFRPKPKAGWRELADPAEGGGTLYDLGSHLVDQALTLFGPVETVYAEIDTRRDGAVVDDDAFLALTHACGTRSHLWTSAITPLVGPRLRVLGDTAGYVKFGMDPQEEDLRAGQRPDGTGRAGAPWGADQPSRYGTVGTDEDATTVPTDLGDYPAFYAGVAAALADPGTPPPVDPLDAVATLTVLEAARTSAATGTTVRLG; translated from the coding sequence ATGAGCCCCTCCTCACGCCCTTCCCGCGACCACGACGGCCCCTTCCGTGTCGGCCTGATCGGCTACGGTCTGGCCGGATCCGCCTTCCACGCCCCGGTGATCGCCAGCACCCCCGGCCTCCGGCTGGACGCGGTGGTCACCGCCAACCCCGACCGCCGCGCCCAGCTGCGCACGGACCACCCCGGCGCCCGTGCCGTGGACACCCCGGAGCAGCTGCTGGCCGACCGGGACGCGCTCGACCTGATCGTGATCGCCTCGCCCAACCGCACCCACGTCCCGCTCGCCCGGGCCGCGCTGCGCGCCGGGCTGGCCACCGTGGTCGACAAGCCGCTGGCCGCCACCGCCGCCGACGCGCGGGAGCTCTGCACGCTGGCGCGGTCGCAGGGCGTCCTGCTCTCCGTCTTCCAGAACCGGCGCTGGGACGGCGACTTCCTCACCGCCGCCCGGCTGGTCCGCGAGGGCGCGCTGGGCCGGGTGCACCGCTTCGAGTCCAGGTTCGAGCGGTTCCGCCCCAAGCCCAAGGCGGGCTGGCGCGAGCTGGCCGACCCGGCCGAGGGCGGCGGCACGCTGTACGACCTGGGCAGCCACCTGGTCGACCAGGCGCTCACCCTGTTCGGCCCGGTCGAGACGGTCTACGCCGAGATCGACACCCGACGGGACGGCGCGGTGGTCGACGACGACGCCTTCCTCGCCCTCACCCACGCCTGCGGCACCCGCTCCCACCTGTGGACCAGCGCCATCACCCCGCTCGTCGGGCCCCGGCTGCGGGTGCTCGGCGACACCGCCGGATACGTGAAGTTCGGCATGGACCCGCAGGAGGAGGACCTCCGCGCCGGTCAGCGCCCGGACGGCACCGGCCGCGCCGGGGCGCCGTGGGGCGCCGACCAGCCCTCCCGGTACGGCACCGTCGGCACCGACGAGGACGCGACCACCGTCCCGACCGACCTGGGCGACTACCCCGCCTTCTACGCGGGCGTCGCCGCCGCCCTGGCCGACCCGGGCACTCCGCCGCCGGTCGACCCGCTCGACGCCGTGGCCACCCTGACCGTCCTGGAGGCCGCCCGCACCTCGGCCGCCACCGGCACGACCGTCCGGCTCGGCTGA
- a CDS encoding type II toxin-antitoxin system VapC family toxin, whose translation MAERRRAPRRRPAGVLDTCVYIDLALLNPAELPAVPELTAITFAELQQGVSMARDAVSRASRLEVLGAAMADFDPLPFDAAAAARYGTLVTLTIAAGRQPRPRRIDLMIAAVASAHGLPLYTRNVADFRGLGAAVEVIGI comes from the coding sequence GTGGCTGAGCGGCGCAGGGCGCCCCGGCGCCGACCGGCCGGGGTGCTGGACACCTGCGTCTACATCGACCTGGCGCTGCTCAACCCGGCCGAGCTGCCGGCCGTGCCGGAGCTGACCGCGATCACCTTCGCCGAGCTCCAGCAGGGCGTCTCGATGGCCCGGGACGCGGTCAGCCGGGCGTCGCGGCTGGAGGTGCTGGGCGCGGCGATGGCCGACTTCGACCCGCTGCCCTTCGACGCGGCCGCCGCCGCCCGGTACGGGACGCTGGTCACGCTGACCATCGCCGCCGGGCGCCAGCCGCGTCCGCGCCGGATCGACCTGATGATCGCGGCCGTCGCCTCCGCGCACGGGCTGCCGCTGTACACGCGCAACGTGGCGGACTTCCGGGGCCTCGGCGCGGCCGTCGAGGTCATCGGGATCTGA
- a CDS encoding type II toxin-antitoxin system Phd/YefM family antitoxin: MKTITQREFRNNSAAVMDAVEAGETFHITRNGVEVAELRPVAERRRLTAEELVARHVKLPRVDYQQMRKEAEEYFGPEELVGDDGDDPFERRRG, from the coding sequence ATGAAGACGATTACCCAGCGGGAGTTCCGGAACAACTCCGCCGCGGTGATGGACGCGGTGGAGGCGGGCGAGACCTTCCACATCACCAGGAACGGGGTCGAGGTCGCGGAGCTGCGGCCGGTCGCGGAGCGGCGGCGGCTCACGGCCGAGGAACTGGTGGCGCGGCACGTGAAGCTGCCGCGGGTGGACTACCAGCAGATGCGCAAGGAGGCCGAGGAGTACTTCGGCCCCGAGGAGCTGGTGGGGGACGACGGCGACGACCCCTTCGAGCGGCGGCGTGGCTGA
- a CDS encoding DUF6412 domain-containing protein has translation MGFVAMLLGLLRVLTGEALTDGGTLTSVAAAAAVVLLAGAVAGTLAAARLLGARAPAAVRDGTLRRRALRTAFLPQRDPDARGRRRPRAPGAAPAAA, from the coding sequence GTGGGATTCGTCGCGATGCTGCTCGGCCTGCTCCGGGTGCTGACCGGGGAGGCGCTCACCGACGGTGGGACGCTGACCTCGGTGGCCGCCGCCGCGGCCGTGGTGCTGCTGGCCGGCGCCGTCGCGGGCACGCTGGCCGCGGCCCGGTTGCTGGGCGCGCGGGCGCCGGCCGCCGTCCGGGACGGGACGCTGCGGCGCCGGGCGCTCCGGACGGCCTTCCTCCCGCAGCGCGATCCCGACGCCCGGGGCAGGCGACGCCCCAGGGCCCCGGGCGCGGCCCCGGCGGCCGCGTAA
- a CDS encoding YidC/Oxa1 family membrane protein insertase, whose protein sequence is MSVFAVLDPAVGLAHDVVASLAQLVPTALAIVLFTVCVRLALHPLARAAARGEKSRARLAPKVAELNRKHKGKPEKLQAALAELYREEKASPFAGCLPMLIQIPFFSVMYRLFTTPNDLLGHTLFGVPLGLHAGSAQSAAQWVVFGALYAGLAAVGYVNFRRARRAQAAAPKQPAQPGQPGQAGLMAVMPYLSFGTVLFAALVPLAAALYLLTTSAWSAAERGWLHRGGTAPVPAVALI, encoded by the coding sequence ATGTCCGTTTTCGCAGTGCTCGACCCGGCCGTCGGCCTGGCCCACGACGTCGTCGCCTCCCTCGCCCAGCTGGTGCCCACCGCGCTGGCGATCGTCCTGTTCACCGTCTGCGTCCGGCTCGCCCTGCACCCGCTGGCGCGGGCGGCCGCGCGCGGCGAGAAGTCGCGGGCCCGGCTCGCGCCGAAGGTCGCCGAGCTGAACCGCAAGCACAAGGGCAAGCCGGAGAAGCTCCAGGCCGCGCTCGCCGAGCTGTACCGGGAGGAGAAGGCCTCGCCGTTCGCCGGGTGCCTGCCGATGCTGATCCAGATCCCGTTCTTCTCGGTGATGTACCGGCTGTTCACCACCCCGAACGACCTGCTCGGCCACACCCTCTTCGGCGTCCCGCTCGGCCTGCACGCGGGCAGCGCGCAGAGCGCCGCGCAGTGGGTGGTGTTCGGCGCGCTGTACGCCGGGCTGGCCGCCGTGGGGTACGTCAACTTCCGCCGGGCCCGCCGTGCGCAGGCGGCCGCTCCGAAGCAGCCGGCACAGCCGGGACAGCCCGGGCAGGCCGGACTGATGGCGGTCATGCCGTACCTGTCGTTCGGCACCGTGCTGTTCGCGGCGCTGGTGCCGCTGGCCGCCGCGCTCTACCTGCTGACCACGTCCGCCTGGTCGGCCGCCGAACGCGGCTGGCTGCACCGGGGCGGGACCGCGCCGGTGCCGGCGGTGGCGCTGATCTGA
- a CDS encoding TetR/AcrR family transcriptional regulator has product MSAQPYHHGDLRNALLAAAAAAIEQSGPAALSLRELARRAGVSHAAPAHHFGDKAGLLTALAAQGYELLADAVRAAGPDLAGAGIAYVRFAVGHRAHFTVMFEPGLYHPDDPHLSAARARADEALAAALAASAPQHARERELKLAAWSIVHGFAQLWNSGSLPDRAGEDPATIARAVIGNLLRA; this is encoded by the coding sequence ATGTCTGCTCAGCCCTATCACCACGGTGACCTGAGGAATGCCCTGCTCGCCGCCGCCGCCGCGGCCATCGAACAGAGCGGGCCCGCCGCGCTGAGCCTGCGCGAGCTGGCCCGCCGGGCCGGCGTCTCCCACGCCGCCCCCGCCCACCACTTCGGCGACAAGGCGGGACTGCTCACCGCACTCGCCGCCCAGGGGTACGAGCTCCTCGCCGACGCGGTACGCGCTGCCGGGCCGGACCTGGCCGGGGCGGGGATCGCCTACGTCCGGTTCGCCGTCGGGCACCGCGCCCACTTCACGGTCATGTTCGAGCCCGGCCTCTACCACCCGGACGACCCGCACCTGTCCGCCGCCCGGGCCCGCGCCGACGAGGCCCTCGCCGCCGCGCTCGCGGCGTCCGCCCCGCAGCACGCGCGGGAGCGCGAGCTCAAACTGGCGGCCTGGTCGATCGTCCACGGCTTCGCCCAGCTGTGGAACAGCGGGAGCCTGCCCGACCGCGCCGGGGAGGACCCGGCGACGATCGCCCGCGCGGTGATCGGCAACCTGCTGCGCGCCTGA
- a CDS encoding DoxX family protein has translation MAPLIALVAGFLAARLAGLAGVDVLDGWHPALRVGLAAMFLLTASAHFLPRLRSGLVAMVPPDLPRPELLITLTGLLELAGAVLILVPATTRLASAGLILMMIAMFPANVSAARRRLPGVTPIGPRTALQVLFVAAAALTFAG, from the coding sequence ATGGCACCCCTGATCGCTCTTGTCGCCGGATTCCTGGCCGCCCGCCTGGCCGGACTGGCGGGTGTGGACGTGCTCGACGGCTGGCACCCCGCCCTGCGGGTCGGACTGGCCGCGATGTTCCTGCTCACCGCGTCCGCGCACTTCCTCCCGCGCCTGCGGAGCGGACTCGTCGCCATGGTCCCGCCGGACCTGCCCCGGCCGGAGCTGCTGATCACGCTGACCGGCCTGCTGGAGCTGGCCGGCGCCGTCCTGATCCTCGTCCCGGCGACGACCAGGTTGGCGTCCGCGGGTCTGATCCTCATGATGATCGCGATGTTCCCGGCGAACGTCTCGGCCGCCCGCCGCCGACTCCCCGGCGTCACCCCGATCGGCCCCCGCACCGCTCTCCAGGTGCTGTTCGTCGCGGCCGCCGCACTGACCTTCGCGGGCTGA
- a CDS encoding CDP-alcohol phosphatidyltransferase family protein, translating to MREVCQPQAKMQSRNGEHWAGRLYMRRISLRTTRRLVRTSVSPNTLTWVMVVCGVGAGAALVIPGLTGAILAALLFQGFLLFDCVDGEVARWKRQFSTAGVYVDRLGAYLADAALMIGAGIRAARGGSDLWISVGLATALGVVLLKASTDLVDVARARSGLAPADEESTQPRSQGIATARRFASIFKIHRVTNGIEASLVLLATAVADAAVGDLGPTRIALAAIAVITWGMVVAHLASILSSSRLR from the coding sequence ATGCGGGAGGTCTGCCAGCCGCAGGCCAAGATGCAGAGCCGCAACGGTGAGCACTGGGCGGGCCGCCTCTACATGCGCCGGATCTCGCTGCGGACGACGCGGCGGCTGGTGCGGACGTCCGTCTCGCCGAACACCCTGACCTGGGTGATGGTGGTCTGCGGCGTCGGCGCCGGGGCCGCCCTGGTGATCCCCGGGCTGACGGGCGCGATCCTGGCCGCCCTGCTGTTCCAGGGGTTCCTGCTGTTCGACTGCGTCGACGGCGAGGTGGCCCGCTGGAAGCGGCAGTTCAGCACGGCGGGCGTGTACGTCGACCGGCTCGGCGCCTACCTGGCCGATGCCGCGCTGATGATCGGTGCGGGCATCCGGGCCGCCCGGGGTGGGTCCGACCTGTGGATCTCGGTCGGCCTGGCGACGGCGCTGGGCGTCGTCCTGCTGAAGGCCTCCACCGACCTGGTCGACGTGGCCCGGGCCCGCAGCGGGCTGGCGCCCGCCGACGAGGAGTCGACCCAGCCGCGCTCGCAGGGCATCGCCACCGCGCGACGGTTCGCCTCCATCTTCAAGATCCACCGGGTGACCAACGGCATCGAGGCCTCGCTGGTGCTGCTGGCCACGGCGGTGGCGGACGCGGCGGTCGGCGACCTCGGGCCGACCCGGATCGCGCTGGCCGCGATCGCGGTGATCACCTGGGGGATGGTCGTCGCCCACCTGGCGTCGATCCTCTCCTCGTCGCGCCTGCGCTGA
- a CDS encoding ATP-binding protein, whose amino-acid sequence MCNRNSPSLTLAREGLRSAMARSGWHPEVIADAELALAELIVNAWRHGRTSSPVVLVFINDTTLRVSVNDDSCELPEQRHPSDLAECGRGLQLIEGLTHRWGAEPCKRGKAVWFELDAVA is encoded by the coding sequence GTGTGTAATCGCAACTCCCCTTCCCTCACCCTCGCCCGCGAGGGCCTCCGCAGCGCCATGGCGCGGAGCGGCTGGCACCCCGAGGTCATCGCCGACGCCGAACTCGCGCTCGCCGAACTCATCGTGAACGCCTGGCGGCACGGCCGGACGTCCTCGCCAGTCGTCCTGGTGTTCATCAACGACACCACGCTGCGGGTCTCCGTGAACGACGACAGCTGCGAGCTGCCTGAGCAGCGCCACCCCTCCGACCTCGCCGAGTGCGGGCGCGGCCTCCAGCTCATCGAGGGCCTCACCCACCGGTGGGGCGCCGAGCCCTGCAAGCGCGGCAAGGCCGTCTGGTTCGAGCTGGACGCCGTCGCGTGA
- a CDS encoding helix-turn-helix domain-containing protein has translation MSSPPTARRQRIGSELRKMRDAAGVTTAEAAAVLGLARTKVTLIEQGSYTVTPERVIALADRYKESDSEYVNALAEMAGERAKGWWEEYRESVPAGFLEIAEFEFHAKGMHSYQICHPPGPMQTERYSRAVFVEAQPPLTPRIIETRVEHRMKRSKILMTGGAEPYTALVHEAALRMRFGGREVTREQLDWMLELSHLPHVTLRVVPFESGGFVGSGQAIIYANGPVPRLDTVQYDSVDGPIYLHSTEYLDKYSAIIAKMTDRSLSADDSRDLISTIKREI, from the coding sequence ATGTCATCTCCCCCGACTGCACGACGGCAGCGCATCGGTTCCGAACTACGCAAGATGCGCGACGCTGCGGGTGTCACGACTGCTGAGGCCGCCGCAGTCCTCGGCCTGGCCCGCACGAAGGTCACGCTCATCGAGCAGGGGAGCTACACAGTGACTCCCGAGCGAGTGATCGCCCTTGCCGACAGATACAAGGAATCCGATTCCGAGTACGTCAACGCTCTCGCCGAGATGGCAGGTGAGCGAGCCAAGGGCTGGTGGGAAGAGTATCGGGAATCCGTACCGGCAGGGTTTCTGGAAATCGCCGAGTTCGAGTTCCATGCCAAGGGCATGCACTCATACCAGATCTGCCATCCACCCGGCCCCATGCAAACCGAACGCTACAGCAGGGCTGTCTTCGTGGAGGCTCAGCCGCCACTTACGCCTCGAATCATCGAGACTCGCGTCGAGCATCGCATGAAGCGATCCAAGATTCTCATGACGGGCGGCGCCGAGCCATACACGGCACTGGTTCACGAAGCGGCTCTTCGCATGCGCTTCGGGGGTCGCGAGGTCACTCGCGAGCAGCTGGACTGGATGCTTGAACTCTCACATCTTCCCCATGTGACTTTGCGCGTTGTGCCCTTCGAATCAGGAGGATTCGTAGGATCCGGCCAGGCGATCATCTATGCAAATGGTCCAGTGCCACGCCTTGATACGGTCCAGTACGACTCCGTGGATGGGCCGATCTACCTCCACTCAACGGAGTACTTGGACAAGTACAGCGCGATCATAGCGAAGATGACCGATAGGTCTCTTTCCGCTGATGATTCACGCGACCTGATCTCAACCATCAAGAGGGAGATTTAG
- a CDS encoding DUF397 domain-containing protein: MENLSWMRPAACANSNNCPEVAITADTVYLRSSLQPSSVAQLTTDEWRDLLAGIRNGEFDV; this comes from the coding sequence ATGGAGAACCTTTCTTGGATGCGCCCTGCCGCGTGCGCCAACTCCAACAACTGCCCCGAGGTGGCCATCACCGCCGACACCGTCTACCTCCGCAGCAGCCTCCAGCCCTCCTCCGTCGCCCAACTCACCACCGACGAGTGGCGTGACCTCCTCGCCGGGATCCGCAACGGCGAGTTCGACGTCTGA
- a CDS encoding nuclear transport factor 2 family protein translates to MTSPQDVVEQQLTAYNGHDIDAFVATYAEDVLVLRRDGSRLEGRQALRDTYTRQFAAGRCRAEIVGRLTEGDWVVDHEVAHGLSDEPVRVLVAYRVREGLIDRVEFLG, encoded by the coding sequence ATGACCAGCCCGCAGGACGTGGTCGAGCAGCAGCTCACCGCCTACAACGGTCACGACATCGACGCCTTCGTCGCCACCTACGCCGAGGACGTCCTCGTTCTGCGGCGGGACGGCAGCCGACTGGAGGGCCGCCAGGCACTGCGCGACACCTACACCCGGCAGTTCGCCGCAGGCCGCTGCCGGGCGGAGATCGTGGGACGGCTCACCGAGGGCGACTGGGTGGTCGACCACGAAGTCGCCCACGGCCTGTCCGACGAACCGGTCCGCGTCCTGGTGGCCTACCGGGTCCGCGAAGGCCTCATCGACCGCGTCGAGTTCCTCGGCTGA
- a CDS encoding ABC transporter ATP-binding protein codes for MTLRPVPAAPITAAVSVAGLTKSYGGRVVLDGIDLTVPEGTVFALLGARAAGKSTVVRILSTLVPADGGVVRVAGHELVQRAGRVPQAGRALRGGRARGAGAGAVRGVGGVRGAGAGAVRGVGGVRGAGEVRRAIGVVGQVSAVDKLLTAEENLLLMADLHHLGRREGRRRVAELLRRFELSEVANGAAAGLPVGVLRTLDLAMALVGEPRVVLLDEPTAGLDAAGRQALGESVRGLATDHGLTVLLTTRHLEEADRVADRTAVLNGGRIVAEGTAAELKRFVPGSHLRLSFAGRAELRAAAALFDYAAPDEEALALSIPGDNSIVTVKAVLDALDLAAVRAEALTVHGPDPEEVLTALLSAG; via the coding sequence ATGACCCTGAGGCCGGTCCCCGCCGCCCCGATCACGGCGGCGGTCTCCGTGGCCGGACTGACCAAGTCCTACGGGGGGAGAGTGGTGTTGGACGGCATCGACCTGACGGTCCCCGAGGGCACGGTGTTCGCACTCCTCGGGGCGAGGGCAGCCGGGAAGAGCACCGTCGTGCGGATCCTCTCCACGCTCGTCCCGGCCGACGGCGGGGTGGTGCGGGTGGCCGGGCACGAGCTGGTGCAGCGGGCGGGCCGGGTCCCGCAAGCGGGCAGGGCCCTGCGAGGGGGCAGGGCTCGGGGCGCGGGTGCGGGTGCGGTCCGGGGCGTGGGCGGAGTTCGGGGTGCGGGTGCGGGTGCGGTCCGGGGCGTGGGCGGAGTTCGGGGCGCGGGTGAGGTCCGGCGGGCGATCGGTGTCGTCGGCCAGGTCTCGGCGGTGGACAAGCTGCTCACCGCCGAGGAGAACCTGCTCCTGATGGCGGACCTTCACCACCTGGGTCGTCGGGAGGGGCGCAGGAGGGTCGCGGAGCTGCTGCGGCGCTTCGAGCTGAGCGAGGTGGCGAACGGAGCGGCCGCCGGTCTCCCGGTCGGCGTGCTGCGCACGCTGGATCTGGCGATGGCGCTGGTCGGGGAGCCTCGGGTCGTCCTGCTCGACGAGCCGACCGCCGGCCTCGACGCGGCCGGCCGGCAGGCGCTGGGGGAGTCGGTCCGGGGCCTCGCCACCGACCACGGCCTCACCGTCCTGCTCACCACGCGGCACCTGGAGGAGGCGGACCGGGTCGCCGACCGGACGGCCGTGCTCAACGGTGGCCGGATCGTGGCCGAGGGCACGGCGGCCGAGCTGAAGCGGTTCGTCCCGGGCAGTCACCTGCGGCTGAGCTTCGCCGGCCGGGCCGAACTCCGGGCGGCCGCAGCGCTCTTCGACTACGCGGCGCCGGACGAGGAGGCGCTGGCGCTGTCCATACCCGGCGACAACTCGATCGTCACGGTGAAGGCCGTGCTGGATGCCCTGGACCTCGCCGCCGTCCGCGCGGAGGCGCTGACGGTGCACGGCCCTGATCCGGAGGAGGTGCTCACCGCCCTGTTGTCGGCGGGGTGA
- a CDS encoding DUF4097 family beta strand repeat-containing protein translates to MPSFDTPGPISATIEFDIASVRIAAGKRTDTVVEVRPADPAVEADVKAAEQTRISYAGGALVVKGPKKRSLFGRAGSVDVTVELPAGSEVHGNAPMGDFLCEGLLGDCRVRTSVGRIQVEHADSVHLRTDHGDVRLRRADGDAEVNGSGRVEIGTVAGTVTVKNLNGETVIGEAGGDLKVNSSNGQIQVGAALGDVDIKTAQGAIRIGEVVRGRVVLQSAIGELEVGIREGTAAWLDVHTKLGSLRNSLGAAAGPGEATERVEIRGRTQLGDIVIRRS, encoded by the coding sequence ATGCCTTCTTTCGACACTCCCGGCCCGATCAGCGCCACCATCGAGTTCGACATCGCGTCCGTCCGGATCGCCGCGGGCAAGCGCACGGACACCGTGGTCGAGGTCCGGCCGGCGGACCCGGCGGTCGAGGCGGACGTCAAGGCCGCGGAGCAGACCAGGATCAGTTACGCGGGCGGCGCCCTGGTGGTGAAGGGCCCGAAGAAGCGCTCGCTCTTCGGGCGGGCGGGCTCGGTCGATGTCACCGTCGAGCTGCCGGCCGGCTCGGAGGTCCACGGCAACGCGCCGATGGGGGACTTCCTCTGCGAGGGGCTGCTGGGCGACTGCCGGGTGCGGACGTCGGTCGGCCGGATCCAGGTCGAGCACGCGGACTCCGTCCACCTGCGGACGGACCACGGCGACGTCCGGCTGCGGCGGGCCGACGGGGACGCCGAGGTCAACGGCTCCGGCCGGGTCGAGATCGGCACCGTGGCGGGCACGGTGACGGTGAAGAACCTCAACGGCGAGACGGTGATCGGCGAGGCCGGCGGGGACCTCAAGGTCAACTCCTCCAACGGCCAGATCCAGGTCGGCGCGGCCCTCGGGGACGTGGACATCAAGACGGCCCAGGGCGCCATCCGGATCGGTGAGGTGGTCCGCGGGCGGGTCGTCCTGCAGAGCGCCATCGGCGAGCTGGAGGTCGGCATCCGCGAGGGCACGGCCGCCTGGCTCGACGTCCACACCAAGCTCGGTAGCCTCCGCAACTCGCTCGGCGCCGCGGCGGGCCCCGGCGAGGCGACGGAGCGGGTCGAGATCCGGGGGCGGACGCAGCTCGGTGACATCGTGATCCGGCGCTCCTGA
- a CDS encoding adenosine deaminase — MVQPDGSRIGNPTANRGIEAFIAGMPKAELHVHHVGSASPRVVAELAARHRGRSKVPVDPAALAEYFTFTDFAHFIEVYLSVVDLIRDAEDVRALTYGVAEDMARQNIRYAELTITPYSSVSRGIPDVAFMEAIEDARVRAEKDLGVVLRWCFDIPGEAGLAAAEETARLAVDLAPEGLVSFGLGGPEIGVPRPQFKPYFDRARAVGLRSVPHAGETTGPETVWDALRLLGAERIGHGTQAVRDPALMDHLGEHRIALEVCPTSNIATRAVERIEEHPIRQMVDAGLLVTVNSDDPPMFGTDLNTEYAVAARLLDLDEAGVAALARNAVEASFLDPAGKARIVGEIDAHLAGWGTV; from the coding sequence GTGGTCCAGCCGGACGGAAGTCGGATCGGAAACCCCACCGCGAACCGGGGCATCGAGGCGTTCATCGCCGGGATGCCCAAGGCGGAGCTGCACGTCCACCACGTGGGCTCGGCCTCGCCGCGGGTGGTCGCCGAGCTGGCCGCGCGCCACCGCGGCCGGTCGAAGGTGCCGGTCGACCCGGCCGCCCTCGCCGAGTACTTCACCTTCACCGACTTCGCCCACTTCATCGAGGTCTACCTCAGCGTCGTCGACCTGATCCGCGACGCCGAGGACGTCCGCGCGCTGACCTACGGCGTCGCCGAGGACATGGCCCGGCAGAACATCCGGTACGCGGAGCTGACCATCACGCCGTACTCCTCGGTCAGCCGGGGCATCCCCGACGTCGCCTTCATGGAGGCCATCGAGGACGCCCGGGTGCGGGCCGAGAAGGACCTCGGCGTCGTGCTCCGCTGGTGCTTCGACATCCCCGGCGAGGCCGGTCTGGCCGCCGCCGAGGAGACCGCCCGGCTCGCCGTCGACCTCGCCCCCGAGGGCCTGGTCAGCTTCGGCCTCGGCGGCCCGGAGATCGGCGTGCCGCGCCCGCAGTTCAAGCCGTACTTCGACCGGGCGCGGGCGGTCGGTCTGCGCAGCGTCCCGCACGCGGGCGAGACCACCGGCCCCGAGACGGTCTGGGACGCCCTGCGGCTGCTCGGCGCCGAGCGCATCGGCCACGGCACCCAGGCCGTGCGGGACCCGGCCCTGATGGACCACCTCGGCGAGCACCGGATCGCCCTGGAGGTCTGCCCGACCTCGAACATCGCGACCCGCGCGGTCGAGCGGATCGAGGAGCACCCGATCCGGCAGATGGTCGACGCGGGCCTGCTGGTCACCGTCAACAGCGACGACCCGCCGATGTTCGGCACCGACCTCAACACCGAGTACGCGGTCGCGGCCCGGCTGCTGGACCTGGACGAGGCGGGCGTCGCCGCGCTGGCGCGCAACGCGGTCGAGGCGTCCTTCCTGGACCCGGCCGGCAAGGCCCGGATCGTCGGCGAGATCGACGCCCACCTGGCCGGGTGGGGCACGGTCTGA